In Chloroflexota bacterium, a single window of DNA contains:
- a CDS encoding type III pantothenate kinase produces MLLCVNVGNTNTVGGLYKDGEWVARWRVRTEHDMMPDEYAMLWKALLDDRGYSFRDVRRVTISSVVPPVTGALVELCERYFGFAPLLIGPGIKTGMRIRIDNPAELGADLLCDAVAAYHRFRTACIAIDFGTATTFSAVADNGDFMGVSIALGLGPAADTLAGRTAQLPRINLVPPPAAIGKNTVHSMQSGLIFGYVGLVEGLVARMRYELGGQAKVVATGGLVQVLAPLLKCVDVVDPWLTLDGVRLLSERNAPPEGKTGDG; encoded by the coding sequence ATGCTCCTATGCGTGAACGTCGGCAACACCAACACCGTTGGCGGCTTGTACAAGGACGGCGAATGGGTGGCGCGGTGGCGCGTGCGCACCGAACACGACATGATGCCCGACGAGTACGCCATGCTGTGGAAGGCGCTCCTGGACGACAGGGGCTACTCCTTTCGCGACGTGCGGCGGGTAACGATTTCCAGCGTCGTGCCGCCGGTTACGGGCGCCCTGGTGGAACTGTGCGAGCGTTACTTCGGGTTCGCTCCGCTGCTCATCGGGCCGGGCATCAAGACCGGCATGCGCATACGGATTGACAACCCAGCCGAACTGGGCGCCGACCTGCTCTGCGACGCGGTGGCCGCGTATCATCGTTTTCGCACCGCCTGCATCGCCATTGACTTCGGCACGGCGACCACGTTCAGCGCCGTGGCTGACAACGGCGATTTCATGGGGGTGTCTATCGCGCTGGGCCTGGGCCCCGCCGCAGACACCTTGGCGGGACGCACGGCGCAACTGCCCCGCATCAACCTGGTGCCGCCGCCCGCCGCCATCGGCAAGAACACCGTCCACTCCATGCAGTCGGGCCTCATCTTTGGCTACGTGGGGCTGGTAGAGGGCCTGGTCGCTCGCATGCGCTACGAACTCGGAGGCCAGGCCAAGGTGGTGGCCACCGGCGGCCTGGTGCAGGTGCTGGCGCCTTTGCTCAAATGCGTGGATGTCGTGGATCCGTGGCTGACCCTGGATGGGGTGCGGCTGCTCAGCGAGCGGAACGCGCCGCCCGAAGGAAAAACCGGTGACGGATGA
- a CDS encoding ribonuclease Z, with the protein MFELIFLGTSASAPSVKRGLSSAMVLHKEYRFLIDCGEGTQRQLLKSGLGFKRMDRILITHGHLDHILGLGGLMSTFARWESIDRVEIMGGAWALERVRTLMNVVFGEGIPPIEIVYTELEPGIVLQDDSFALIAFPVQHRGPGCFGFTFYEKEKRPFLVDKAEALGLPAGPERARLVRGETVRLADGRIITPDDVLGEPIGGAKLVFVGDAGSTDGLASVARHADALVIEATYTDEEADMARKFGHLTASQAARLAADANVRLLILTHISRRYSERQILGEATRIFPNTVVANDFDTFRIIKREPAAQADSNGG; encoded by the coding sequence ATGTTTGAACTCATCTTTCTCGGAACATCGGCATCCGCCCCGTCCGTCAAGCGCGGGCTGTCATCGGCGATGGTGCTCCACAAGGAGTACCGCTTCCTGATAGACTGCGGCGAGGGCACCCAGCGGCAACTGCTCAAGAGCGGCCTGGGCTTCAAGCGCATGGACCGAATCCTCATCACCCACGGGCACTTGGATCACATCCTGGGTCTGGGGGGGTTGATGTCCACCTTCGCCCGATGGGAGTCCATAGACCGCGTGGAGATCATGGGCGGGGCGTGGGCGCTGGAGCGCGTGCGCACCCTGATGAACGTCGTCTTCGGCGAGGGTATCCCGCCCATAGAAATCGTGTACACCGAACTGGAGCCGGGTATCGTGCTGCAGGACGACTCCTTTGCGCTCATCGCCTTTCCGGTGCAGCACCGAGGGCCTGGGTGCTTCGGGTTCACGTTCTACGAGAAGGAGAAGCGGCCCTTCCTGGTGGACAAGGCCGAGGCGCTGGGCCTCCCGGCGGGGCCCGAGCGGGCGCGGCTGGTGCGCGGCGAGACGGTGAGGCTGGCCGACGGGCGCATTATCACCCCCGACGACGTGCTGGGCGAGCCGATCGGCGGGGCCAAGTTGGTGTTCGTCGGCGACGCGGGGAGCACCGACGGGCTGGCGAGCGTGGCCCGGCACGCCGACGCCCTGGTCATTGAGGCCACGTACACCGACGAGGAAGCCGACATGGCCCGCAAGTTCGGGCACCTGACGGCGTCGCAGGCGGCGCGGCTGGCCGCGGATGCCAACGTGCGCCTGCTCATCCTGACGCACATCTCGCGGCGCTACTCGGAGCGGCAGATTCTGGGCGAGGCCACGCGCATCTTCCCCAACACCGTCGTGGCCAACGACTTTGACACGTTCCGCATCATCAAGCGCGAACCCGCCGCCCAGGCCGACAGCAACGGGGGGTGA
- a CDS encoding protein-L-isoaspartate(D-aspartate) O-methyltransferase translates to MTKRKLVLREVSDPRVLAAMEAVPRHRFVPAQYAEDAYDDHPLPIGYGQTISQPYIVALMTQLLELKGHEKVLEIGAGSGYQAAILSLLAREVFTVERIPQLAEKARERLSELGYRNVHIRIGDGYEGWPEHAPYDAIIVTCAAEEVPPPLIEQLADGGRLVIPVGESGWSQRLMLLRKRGAELEQREIAGVVFVPLVRGVAQPPENAGGPDES, encoded by the coding sequence ATGACCAAGCGCAAACTGGTGCTGCGGGAAGTATCCGACCCGCGCGTCCTGGCGGCGATGGAAGCCGTGCCGCGCCACCGATTCGTGCCGGCGCAGTACGCCGAGGACGCCTATGACGATCACCCGCTCCCCATCGGCTACGGCCAGACGATTTCCCAACCGTACATCGTGGCCCTGATGACTCAGTTGCTGGAACTCAAGGGGCACGAGAAGGTGCTGGAAATCGGCGCAGGCTCCGGCTATCAGGCGGCGATCCTGTCCCTGCTGGCCCGCGAGGTATTCACCGTGGAGCGCATCCCGCAACTGGCCGAGAAGGCCCGCGAGCGGTTGAGCGAACTAGGGTATCGCAACGTGCACATTCGCATCGGCGACGGCTACGAGGGCTGGCCCGAGCACGCCCCCTACGATGCCATCATCGTAACGTGCGCGGCGGAGGAGGTACCCCCGCCCCTGATTGAGCAACTGGCCGACGGCGGCCGCCTGGTCATCCCCGTGGGCGAGTCGGGCTGGTCCCAGCGGCTGATGCTGTTGCGCAAGCGCGGCGCCGAGTTGGAGCAGCGCGAGATCGCCGGCGTGGTGTTCGTGCCCCTGGTGCGCGGCGTCGCGCAGCCGCCGGAAAACGCAGGAGGTCCCGATGAATCTTGA
- a CDS encoding Trm112 family protein has translation MALDPELLDILVCPQCRTKVQMFGDSWLVCPNPQCRRKYPIVEDIPVMLIEEGDKYMDVPPEQLDITKVSLETVGKPDENA, from the coding sequence ATGGCGCTAGACCCAGAATTGTTGGACATTCTCGTTTGCCCCCAGTGCCGAACCAAAGTGCAGATGTTCGGCGATTCGTGGCTGGTGTGCCCGAACCCGCAGTGCCGCCGCAAGTACCCGATTGTGGAGGACATCCCCGTCATGCTGATTGAGGAAGGGGACAAGTACATGGACGTGCCGCCCGAGCAGTTGGACATCACCAAAGTCTCGCTGGAGACCGTGGGGAAGCCCGATGAGAACGCGTAG
- a CDS encoding AAA family ATPase, with amino-acid sequence MRFDRFTERAQDAAMRAYEILQRYNHTQVDTEHLLLALIEQSGGVIPQILDKLGVDAETLKQRLEATLRAAPRTAGFGSAMPGQMFITPRLKHVVDTANEEANRLKDDYISTEHLFLAILAERGSPASRLLEEMDVTRERVLDAIAQVRGGQKVTSPQAESRYRTLERYTRDLTQLAREGKLDPVIGRDKEIMRVMQILSRRTKNNPVLIGEAGVGKTAIVEGLAQKIVQDDVPEILMGKRVLALDLGAMVAGTRFRGEFEERLKTAIEEIQRAQGEIILFIDELHTVVGAGAAMGAMDASNMLKPALARGELQCVGATTLDEYRRYIEKDAALERRFAPVFVDEPSVEETIQMLRGVRDRYEAHHKVRFSDEALVAAARLSKRYVTDRHLPDKAIDLIDEAASKLRMAIHSMPPELKEKRAAIHKLATEEEAAWQRRDYEKAAVYRSERLRLEQEFNAAREAWQREKNIDEVVDVQDIAEVVATWTGIPVTALMETEAERLVHMEERLHERIVGQDEAIRAVSNAIRRARSGLKDPRRPIGSFIFLGSSGVGKTELAKALAWFLFDDEEALVRVDMSEYRERHTVSRLIGAPPGYVGYEEGGQLTEAVRRRPYQVVLFDEIEKAHPEVWNALLQILEDGRLTDGQGHTVDFRNTVVIMTSNIGTQYTRKGGTLGFRAGDARDAEERAAHEAIERGLRETFRPEFLNRVDEIIIFHTLTLDQVKQIVDLQMKEIRARLREQGVEVELTEAARDWLAREGYDPNFGARPLRRALQKHVENALALRLLSGEFREGDIIIVDAGDTGIRFYRKESVELPSDSVAASP; translated from the coding sequence ATGCGATTTGATCGGTTTACAGAGCGCGCGCAGGATGCGGCCATGCGCGCCTACGAGATCCTTCAGCGCTACAACCACACGCAGGTGGACACCGAGCACCTGCTCCTGGCGCTGATAGAACAGTCGGGGGGCGTGATCCCCCAGATTCTGGACAAACTGGGCGTGGACGCCGAGACGCTCAAGCAGCGCCTTGAGGCGACATTGCGCGCCGCGCCCAGAACCGCGGGGTTCGGCAGCGCCATGCCCGGCCAGATGTTCATCACGCCGCGCCTGAAGCACGTGGTGGACACCGCCAACGAGGAAGCGAATCGCCTGAAGGACGACTACATCTCCACCGAGCACCTGTTCCTGGCCATCCTGGCGGAGCGGGGCTCGCCGGCGTCGCGGCTGCTGGAAGAGATGGATGTTACCCGCGAGCGCGTCCTGGACGCCATTGCGCAGGTGCGGGGCGGGCAGAAGGTTACCTCTCCGCAGGCCGAATCACGCTACCGCACGTTGGAGCGGTACACGCGCGACCTCACCCAACTGGCCCGGGAGGGCAAACTGGACCCCGTCATCGGCCGCGACAAAGAGATCATGCGCGTGATGCAGATTCTGTCGCGCCGCACCAAGAACAACCCGGTGCTCATCGGCGAGGCGGGCGTGGGCAAGACGGCCATCGTGGAGGGCCTGGCCCAGAAGATTGTGCAGGACGACGTGCCCGAAATCCTGATGGGCAAGCGCGTCCTCGCCCTGGACCTGGGCGCGATGGTGGCGGGCACGCGGTTCCGCGGCGAGTTTGAGGAGCGCCTGAAGACCGCCATTGAGGAGATTCAGCGCGCCCAGGGCGAGATCATCCTCTTCATTGACGAACTCCACACCGTAGTTGGCGCGGGCGCCGCCATGGGCGCTATGGACGCCTCCAACATGCTGAAGCCCGCCCTGGCCAGGGGCGAACTCCAGTGCGTGGGCGCCACGACGCTAGACGAATACCGTCGCTACATAGAGAAAGACGCGGCCCTGGAGCGCCGTTTCGCGCCCGTGTTCGTGGACGAGCCGTCGGTGGAGGAGACGATCCAGATGCTGCGGGGCGTGCGCGATCGCTACGAGGCGCATCACAAGGTGCGCTTCTCCGACGAAGCCTTGGTCGCCGCGGCGCGCCTGTCCAAACGCTACGTAACCGACCGGCACCTGCCCGACAAGGCCATTGACCTGATAGACGAGGCGGCCTCCAAACTGCGGATGGCGATTCACAGCATGCCGCCCGAACTCAAGGAGAAGCGGGCCGCCATCCACAAACTCGCCACCGAGGAAGAGGCCGCCTGGCAGCGTCGCGACTACGAAAAGGCCGCCGTCTATCGCAGCGAGCGCCTGCGGTTGGAACAGGAATTCAACGCCGCCCGCGAAGCCTGGCAGCGCGAAAAGAACATTGACGAAGTCGTGGACGTGCAGGACATCGCCGAGGTGGTGGCCACGTGGACCGGCATACCGGTTACGGCGCTCATGGAGACCGAAGCCGAGCGCCTCGTGCACATGGAGGAGCGGCTCCACGAGCGCATCGTGGGGCAGGATGAGGCCATCCGCGCCGTGTCCAACGCCATCCGCCGGGCGCGGTCCGGGCTGAAAGACCCGCGCCGCCCCATCGGGTCGTTCATCTTCCTCGGCTCGTCGGGCGTCGGCAAGACCGAGTTGGCCAAGGCGCTGGCCTGGTTCCTGTTTGACGACGAGGAGGCCCTGGTGCGCGTGGACATGAGCGAATACCGCGAGCGCCACACGGTGTCCCGTCTCATCGGCGCGCCGCCCGGCTACGTGGGCTACGAAGAGGGCGGGCAACTGACCGAGGCCGTCCGCCGCAGACCCTATCAGGTCGTGCTGTTTGACGAGATAGAGAAGGCGCACCCCGAAGTCTGGAACGCCCTGCTGCAGATTCTGGAGGACGGCCGCCTGACCGACGGCCAGGGCCATACGGTGGACTTCCGCAACACGGTGGTCATCATGACCTCCAACATCGGCACACAGTACACCCGCAAGGGCGGCACGTTGGGCTTCCGCGCGGGCGACGCGCGGGACGCCGAGGAGCGGGCCGCGCACGAGGCCATTGAGCGCGGCCTGCGCGAGACCTTCCGGCCCGAGTTCCTGAACCGCGTGGACGAGATCATCATCTTCCACACGCTCACGTTGGACCAGGTCAAGCAGATCGTGGACCTCCAGATGAAGGAGATTCGCGCCCGTCTGCGCGAGCAGGGCGTGGAGGTGGAATTGACCGAGGCCGCGCGCGACTGGCTGGCGCGGGAGGGCTACGACCCCAACTTCGGCGCGCGACCGCTGCGCCGGGCGCTCCAGAAGCACGTGGAGAACGCCCTGGCGCTGCGCCTGCTGAGCGGCGAATTCCGAGAGGGCGACATCATCATCGTGGATGCAGGCGACACGGGCATCCGCTTCTACCGCAAGGAGAGCGTGGAACTCCCGTCGGATTCCGTCGCCGCAAGCCCGTGA
- a CDS encoding alpha-galactosidase, which translates to MNLDETYIRDRLILHGKRGTVTFVFQAVPLIQQASARLEYRAGSERRVLEIAGPNAALEVQRDHIRWERSDDHVRLRWYIHLGDDLEVVVEAQNVGATPVNLDCLAVLDVRQDNGGAVNLGADPRRWSFYKHGWQSWSPTFARHIGDGIYVNPGGEEYDRKHTPHPNSGTEDFQSEWFTVLHDLDGGMSALLGFVDGRHALADVALCLDGRSFRRLAATCYADGVALAPGERFLSEPLMVAFSDDPLRLLEHYADRVAARMNARVPSRIPTGWCTWYYFYGENSAEDVLANAAQIRKHHLPLEYVLIDDGYQQAIGDWLRIDETKFPQGMKAVAEGIRATGLRPGIWLAPFGVSSESAAYAEHPDWTLKRADGSPVVAWQHWGTDIYALDLSRDDVLDWIAHVFRVMGDEWGYDLFKIDFVFAGAMEGIRHDPGVTRAEAYRRGIERIRQVIGDRFLLGCGAPQLPSVGVVDAMRIGPDVAFNWDPIWADLSAPAVANALRNTAARYFMHRRWWLNDGDCVLVRMRGDQSDLVLNEMRTLVTCIALSGGLTLDSDNLPTIRPGRLKYLRMALPPSGLAARPVDLFRNENPRHQVLHMDKPWGQWWVVALMNWRDKTARTEVSLRELGLPEGEYHVYNFWRQRYVGVRSDKLAFRRHQPHESIVLCLKPASDAPDLLTSTFHVTQGAAEIQGVQRMVHGPNGQTLRVALEKAGAQRGQLVFTAPAPWRASEARVDGRKWPFRVLASGLVAVRLRLKERALVEVDFVRDE; encoded by the coding sequence ATGAATCTTGACGAGACGTACATCCGCGACCGGTTGATTCTGCACGGCAAGCGGGGGACGGTTACGTTCGTCTTCCAGGCCGTGCCGCTGATCCAGCAGGCTTCGGCGCGATTGGAATACCGCGCGGGCAGCGAGCGCCGCGTCCTGGAGATTGCGGGGCCAAACGCCGCGCTGGAGGTGCAACGGGACCACATCCGCTGGGAGCGCAGCGACGACCATGTTCGGCTCCGTTGGTACATCCACCTGGGCGACGACCTGGAAGTCGTCGTGGAGGCGCAGAACGTCGGGGCGACGCCCGTGAACCTGGACTGCCTGGCCGTCCTGGACGTGCGGCAGGACAACGGCGGCGCTGTGAACCTGGGCGCCGACCCTAGGCGGTGGTCGTTCTACAAGCACGGGTGGCAGTCCTGGTCTCCCACCTTCGCCCGCCACATCGGGGATGGGATTTATGTCAACCCAGGTGGCGAGGAATACGACCGCAAGCACACCCCTCACCCGAACTCGGGCACCGAGGACTTCCAGAGCGAATGGTTCACCGTGCTGCACGACCTGGACGGGGGGATGTCGGCGCTGCTGGGTTTCGTGGACGGCCGCCATGCCCTCGCGGATGTGGCGCTGTGCCTGGACGGGCGCTCGTTCCGGCGGCTCGCCGCGACGTGCTACGCCGACGGCGTCGCGCTGGCGCCCGGCGAGCGGTTCCTGTCCGAGCCGCTCATGGTGGCCTTCTCCGATGACCCGCTGCGCCTGCTGGAGCATTACGCCGACCGCGTCGCGGCGCGCATGAACGCGCGAGTCCCCTCCCGCATCCCCACCGGTTGGTGCACGTGGTACTACTTCTACGGCGAGAACTCGGCGGAGGACGTGCTGGCCAACGCGGCGCAGATTCGCAAGCACCACCTGCCCCTGGAATACGTCCTGATTGACGACGGCTACCAGCAGGCCATCGGCGACTGGCTGCGGATTGACGAGACCAAGTTCCCGCAGGGGATGAAGGCCGTGGCCGAGGGCATCCGTGCCACAGGGCTTCGCCCGGGCATCTGGCTGGCCCCCTTTGGCGTCAGCAGCGAATCGGCGGCCTACGCCGAGCACCCCGACTGGACCCTCAAGCGCGCTGACGGCTCGCCCGTTGTCGCCTGGCAGCATTGGGGCACGGACATCTACGCGCTGGATTTGTCCAGAGACGACGTGCTGGACTGGATTGCCCACGTCTTCCGGGTCATGGGCGACGAATGGGGCTACGACCTGTTCAAGATTGACTTCGTGTTCGCGGGGGCGATGGAGGGAATCCGCCACGATCCCGGGGTTACCCGCGCAGAAGCCTATCGGCGGGGGATTGAGCGCATACGCCAGGTCATCGGCGACCGGTTCCTGCTGGGGTGCGGCGCGCCGCAACTGCCCAGCGTGGGCGTGGTGGATGCCATGCGCATCGGCCCCGATGTCGCCTTCAACTGGGACCCCATCTGGGCCGACTTGAGCGCGCCGGCGGTGGCCAATGCGCTGCGCAACACCGCGGCCCGCTACTTCATGCATCGCCGCTGGTGGCTGAACGACGGCGACTGCGTGCTGGTGCGCATGCGCGGCGACCAGTCCGATTTGGTACTGAACGAAATGCGCACCCTGGTTACCTGCATCGCGCTGTCGGGCGGCCTGACCCTGGACAGCGACAACCTGCCCACCATCCGCCCCGGGCGGCTGAAATACCTCCGCATGGCGCTGCCGCCCTCGGGCCTGGCGGCCCGTCCGGTGGATTTGTTCCGCAACGAGAACCCGCGCCATCAGGTCCTGCACATGGACAAGCCCTGGGGCCAATGGTGGGTGGTGGCGCTCATGAACTGGCGGGACAAGACCGCCAGGACCGAAGTATCCCTGCGCGAACTAGGCCTTCCCGAGGGCGAGTACCACGTGTACAACTTCTGGCGGCAACGGTACGTGGGCGTCCGCTCCGACAAACTCGCCTTCCGCCGCCACCAGCCCCACGAGAGCATCGTCCTGTGCCTGAAGCCCGCCTCCGATGCGCCCGACCTGCTGACGTCCACCTTCCACGTAACCCAGGGCGCGGCGGAGATTCAGGGCGTGCAGCGTATGGTGCACGGGCCCAACGGGCAGACGCTGCGCGTGGCCCTGGAGAAAGCGGGGGCGCAGCGCGGCCAACTGGTATTCACCGCGCCTGCGCCGTGGCGCGCCAGCGAGGCCCGCGTGGATGGGCGCAAGTGGCCGTTCCGCGTGCTGGCGTCGGGGCTTGTCGCAGTCCGCCTGCGCCTGAAGGAGCGGGCGCTCGTAGAGGTGGACTTCGTCCGAGACGAATAG
- the rtcA gene encoding RNA 3'-phosphate cyclase translates to MLEIDGSFGEGGGQILRTALSLAVALGRPFRMRRIRAGRPTPGLRPQHLLAVRAAAALCGATVEGDRIGSQDLLFAPQRRPAGGDYTFDVGATEAGGSAGAVSLVFQTLFLPLSLVGAPSRLTLVGGTHVPWSPPFHYLAHVYLPAVARLGFAADLALERWGWYPKGGGVVHARIRPRQHAAADAPSGERAESALDWTRRGRITRIWGISAASNLPAHIIQRQKAQALETLRKAGLRAEIDEVEAPAVGFGTVVFLVAEYERGLGGFTAYGALRKPAERVAEEAARELVRSHETKAAVDEHLADQLLLPAVLAGVDVAFTTPRATEHLRTNAWVIEQFLGQRVAIEPHPTGALVRVRGASAG, encoded by the coding sequence TTGCTGGAGATAGACGGCTCCTTCGGCGAGGGCGGTGGGCAGATTCTGCGCACGGCCCTGTCGCTGGCCGTGGCGCTGGGCCGGCCGTTTCGCATGCGTCGGATACGGGCGGGCCGCCCCACGCCCGGGTTGCGGCCCCAGCACCTGCTGGCCGTGCGCGCGGCGGCGGCGCTCTGCGGCGCGACGGTGGAGGGCGACCGCATCGGGTCCCAGGACTTGCTGTTCGCGCCCCAACGCCGACCCGCCGGCGGCGACTATACGTTTGACGTGGGGGCCACAGAAGCGGGCGGAAGCGCAGGAGCCGTCTCGCTGGTGTTCCAGACGCTGTTTCTGCCCCTGTCGCTGGTTGGCGCGCCCTCGCGGCTGACGCTGGTCGGAGGGACGCACGTGCCCTGGAGCCCGCCGTTCCACTATCTGGCGCACGTGTACCTGCCGGCGGTCGCCCGTTTGGGGTTTGCGGCAGACCTGGCGTTGGAACGGTGGGGCTGGTACCCGAAGGGCGGGGGCGTCGTCCATGCCCGCATCCGGCCCCGGCAGCATGCGGCGGCGGACGCGCCCTCCGGCGAGCGCGCGGAGTCGGCCCTGGACTGGACGCGGCGAGGGCGCATCACCCGCATCTGGGGCATCAGCGCGGCGTCCAACCTGCCGGCGCACATCATCCAGCGGCAAAAGGCCCAGGCGCTGGAGACGCTCCGCAAGGCCGGTCTTCGCGCCGAGATAGACGAGGTGGAAGCGCCTGCGGTGGGCTTCGGCACGGTGGTCTTCCTGGTCGCCGAGTACGAACGCGGCCTGGGCGGATTCACCGCCTACGGCGCGCTGCGGAAGCCCGCCGAGCGCGTCGCCGAGGAGGCAGCCCGTGAACTCGTGCGGTCTCACGAGACGAAAGCCGCCGTGGACGAGCATCTGGCCGACCAGTTGCTGCTGCCCGCGGTGCTGGCCGGGGTGGATGTGGCGTTCACCACGCCGCGGGCCACCGAGCATCTGCGTACCAACGCCTGGGTCATAGAGCAGTTTCTCGGCCAGCGGGTGGCGATTGAACCTCACCCGACGGGCGCGCTGGTTCGGGTGCGCGGCGCGAGTGCAGGGTAA
- a CDS encoding SGNH/GDSL hydrolase family protein: MWTIAALAGLLALEGAARVLSRPWPTLADFALRRETLAGAGARRAPTRVLLVGDSIVYGHEVSAHDAYPTVIANLWGAAHPDLPVAFINGGANGLTTMHGVQLLPLLLRTFRPQVVVIAFGLNDANLARSYSDARLEAAFAAPTWVRAMRHSRLFVGLERRWRRWQAQYAAWEGKRWEPRVSEGIFAQALDWMGRRAERAGARVVFLTTTPLAPEFRPELDAASRLELRRSCDAYNARVRAVASARRARLLDVYAQLRLPPGDWLADGVHLSASGYRKLAAYVHERLEPLLLGLPACEEPTGVVR, translated from the coding sequence ATGTGGACAATTGCAGCCCTGGCGGGGCTGCTCGCCCTGGAGGGGGCGGCACGGGTGCTGTCGCGGCCCTGGCCGACGCTGGCCGACTTCGCGCTGCGCCGCGAGACCCTGGCGGGCGCAGGGGCCAGGCGCGCCCCGACCCGCGTCCTCCTCGTCGGCGATTCTATCGTGTACGGGCACGAGGTCTCGGCTCACGACGCCTACCCCACGGTGATCGCAAATCTGTGGGGGGCGGCGCATCCCGACCTCCCCGTCGCGTTTATCAACGGCGGCGCGAACGGGCTGACGACAATGCACGGGGTGCAGTTGCTGCCCCTTCTGCTGCGCACTTTCCGACCGCAGGTGGTGGTCATCGCCTTCGGGCTGAACGACGCCAACCTGGCGCGGTCGTACAGCGACGCGCGGCTGGAGGCGGCCTTTGCCGCGCCGACGTGGGTTCGGGCCATGCGCCATTCCCGCCTGTTCGTCGGCCTGGAACGGCGCTGGCGCAGATGGCAGGCGCAATACGCCGCGTGGGAGGGCAAGCGGTGGGAGCCGCGCGTCTCCGAGGGAATCTTCGCCCAGGCGCTGGACTGGATGGGTCGGCGGGCAGAGCGAGCGGGGGCGCGGGTCGTGTTTCTGACCACCACGCCGCTGGCGCCAGAGTTTCGGCCCGAATTGGACGCCGCGTCGCGCCTGGAGTTGCGGCGGTCGTGCGACGCCTACAATGCGCGGGTGCGGGCGGTGGCGTCGGCGCGGCGCGCGCGCCTGCTGGACGTGTACGCCCAACTCCGCCTCCCGCCTGGCGACTGGCTGGCGGATGGCGTCCACCTGAGCGCGAGCGGGTATCGCAAACTCGCCGCGTATGTGCATGAGCGCCTGGAGCCGCTGTTGCTTGGCCTGCCCGCCTGCGAAGAACCGACGGGGGTTGTCCGATGA
- a CDS encoding GNAT family N-acetyltransferase produces the protein MTDETAPKRGEEESPVYLRPLTEEDAEIAYAWWRDPIVQGLSGAPLGPRDPEEFRRFFVERYVRPNPRRIAAGIVVKETGKLIGLCVAHIDPDFREAEYGIKIGDRSSWGKGYGTAATRAFVDQVFETTDIDSIYGLVELTNERAKRTLISAGFRICCLLYNREFLRVDLTRYEWECDKRRQAQAAPSPSRAGGTASANNTNPHEWGTASTNNTNPHE, from the coding sequence GTGACGGATGAAACAGCGCCCAAGCGGGGCGAAGAGGAATCGCCCGTTTACCTGCGCCCCCTCACCGAAGAGGATGCGGAGATCGCCTACGCCTGGTGGCGGGACCCCATCGTGCAGGGGTTGAGCGGCGCGCCGCTGGGGCCGCGCGACCCCGAAGAGTTCCGCCGCTTCTTCGTGGAACGCTACGTCCGCCCCAACCCACGGCGCATCGCCGCGGGCATCGTCGTCAAGGAAACGGGCAAACTCATCGGCCTGTGCGTGGCTCACATTGACCCGGACTTCCGCGAGGCCGAATACGGCATCAAGATCGGCGACCGCTCTTCGTGGGGGAAGGGCTACGGCACGGCCGCCACCCGCGCCTTCGTAGACCAGGTGTTTGAGACCACCGACATAGACTCCATCTACGGCCTCGTGGAACTGACCAACGAGCGCGCCAAGCGCACGCTCATCTCGGCGGGGTTCCGCATCTGCTGCCTGCTGTACAACCGCGAGTTCCTGCGCGTGGACCTGACGCGGTACGAGTGGGAATGCGACAAGCGCCGCCAGGCCCAAGCCGCCCCCAGCCCGAGCCGCGCAGGGGGAACGGCATCCGCGAATAACACGAATCCACACGAGTGGGGAACGGCATCCACGAATAACACGAATCCACACGAATAA